In one Nicotiana tomentosiformis chromosome 6, ASM39032v3, whole genome shotgun sequence genomic region, the following are encoded:
- the LOC104092763 gene encoding SWI/SNF complex subunit SWI3C — MPASSSETRNRWRRRKREPLISRKAKAQQDDDVFEEEEDEEDIDQQEIEDDDHRNPSNSVDRSNYSVEMVSEAGDRISEFPLVVRRTVTRPHSSVLNIVATEKAGQCGESRQNGVVLENMSYGQLQALSAVPADSPALLTEERGEGSGGGSYVISPPQILQGRGVVKHYGSASRIHVVPMHADWFSPNTVHRLERQVVPHFFSGKSAEHTPEKYMECRNCIVAKYMELPEKHLSVADCHGVVAGVSADDVTRIARFLDHWGIINYCAVPPKGEALKDVTLYEDSNSDLCVPVAGLKSIDSLVQFDKPKCCLKARDVYPELVRDFDDDSDFDNSIRELLSELRCNCCSRPVSLSYYQSQKEIDILLCLDCFHEGGFVTGHSSLDFVKVSSMKDYGDLDGDTWTDQETLLLLEGMQLYNENWNQIAEHVGTKSKAQCILHFVRLPVDGAPLENIELPGASGPSSSFAGEDHNKSYSNLNGNLAGPSTENLDSDSKFPFENCGNPVMSLVAFLASAVGPRVAAACAHASLAALSKDDTLTSRNMTQIDGSTANNGISVGRIHGKDGSPHGDVGNSYQLKDEKPGGQGPWGQHDAGGAPVSTERVRAAAKVGLAAAAIKAKLFADHEEREIQRLSANIVNHQLKRLELKLKQFAEVETLLMKECEQLERTRHRFAAERARMMTVQPGSVRVSRPMGVSGAGAPVVSNIGNSRQQVVSGPLQQSFISGYGNNQPMHPNMSFMQQQGMYGFGPRLPLSAIHPSSSTPGMFNAPASSQPALSHSMLRPVSGTKSGLG, encoded by the exons ATGCCTGCTTCCTCCTCAG AGACGAGGAATAGGTGGAGGAGGCGGAAGCGGGAGCCTTTAATTTCAAGGAAGGCCAAGGCCCAACAAGATGATGACgtgtttgaagaagaagaagacgaggAAGATATTGACCAGCAGGAAATTGAAGATGACGACCATCGAAACCCTAGCAATTCAGTGGATCGGAGTAATTACTCAGTTGAAATGGTATCAGAAGCTGGGGACCGAATTAGCGAGTTCCCTTTAGTAGTTAGACGTACTGTTACTCGGCCTCATTCGTCCGTCCTGAATATTGTAGCGACTGAGAAGGCTGGGCAGTGTGGGGAGAGTAGGCAGAATGGGGTGGTGTTGGAGAATATGTCGTATGGGCAGCTTCAGGCGCTTTCAGCTGTGCCTGCAGATAGTCCGGCTTTGTTGACTGAGGAAAGAGGAGAAGGCAGTGGGGGTGGTTCGTATGTGATCAGTCCTCCGCAGATATTGCAGGGTCGTGGTGTCGTTAAGCATTATGGCAGTGCAAGTCGAATTCATGTTGTGCCAATGCACGCAG ATTGGTTTTCACCTAATACAGTGCACAGATTGGAAAGACAAGTGGTGCCGCATTTTTTCTCTGGAAAGTCAGCTGAACATACACCAGAAAAATACATGGAATGCAGAAATTGTATAGTTGCAAAGTATATGGAGTTGCCTGAAAAGCACTTGTCAGTTGCTGATTGCCATGGGGTTGTAGCTGGTGTTAGTGCTGATGATGTAACTCGAATTGCAAGGTTTCTTGATCATTGGGGGATCATCAACTACTGTGCTGTTCCTCCTAAAGGTGAGGCCCTAAAAGATGTCACATTGTACGAGGACTCAAACAGTGATCTCTGTGTTCCAGTGGCTGGTTTGAAGTCTATCGACAGCTTAGTCCAGTTTGACAAGCCTAAATGTTGTCTCAAGGCGAGAGATGTTTATCCTGAACTTGTGCGTGATTTTGATGATGACTCCGACTTTGACAACTCAATCCGTGAACTGTTGTCTGAACTACGATGCAATTGTTGTTCTCGCCCTGTTTCACTGTCGTACTATCAGTCACAGAAAGAG ATTGATATTCTATTGTGTTTGGATTGCTTCCACGAGGGTGGATTTGTCACTGGTCACTCTAGCTTGGATTTCGTCAAAGTAAGCTCTATGAAAGATTATGGAGATCTAGATGGAGATACTTGGACTGACCAGGAAACACTATTGCTTCTCGAGGGAATGCAACTCTACAATGAAAACTGGAATCAAATTGCAGAACATGTTGGCACCAAGTCAAAGGCACAGTGCATCCTTCATTTTGTCCGCCTGCCTGTGGATGGTGCCCCATTGGAAAATATTGAACTTCCAGGTGCATCTGGTCCCTCAAGTTCTTTTGCGGGTGAAGATCATAACAAATCTTATTCAAATTTGAACGGGAATCTTGCAG GACCAAGCACTGAAAACCTTGATTCTGATAGCAAATTTCCTTTTGAAAACTGTGGCAATCCAGTAATGTCCCTG GTTGCTTTTTTGGCATCTGCCGTGGGACCGAGAGTTGCTGCAGCATGTGCCCATGCTTCCTTGGCAGCATTGTCCAAGGATGATACTTTAACATCACGGAATATGACTCAGATAGATGGATCTACAGCTAATAACGG GATCAGTGTAGGAAGAATTCATGGAAAGGATGGAAGTCCTCATGGAGATGTTGGAAATTCTTATCAGCTAAAAG ATGAAAAGCCGGGAGGACAAGGTCCATGGGGTCAACACGATGCTGGAGGTGCTCCAGTGTCCACTGAAAGAGTAAGAGCTGCTGCTAAAGTCGGTCTTGCAGCTGCAGCTATAAAGGCAAAGCTTTTTGCTGACCATGAAGAACGTGAGATTCAACGGTTATCTGCAAACATAGTCAACCATCAG TTAAAGAGGTTAGAGCTGAAGCTGAAGCAGTTTGCAGAGGTGGAGACCTTGTTAATGAAAGAATGTGAACAACTGGAGAGAACAAGgcaccgctttgctgcagaacgTGCTCGAATGATGACAGTTCAACCTGGTTCAGTTCGAGTATCCCGACCAATGGGTGTGTCTGGTGCTGGTGCGCCGGTGGTCAGTAACATAGGAAATAGTAGGCAACAAGTTGTTTCAGGTCCTCTACAACAAAGTTTTATTTCTGGATATGGAAACAACCAACCAATGCATCCCAACATGTCATTTATGCAGCAACAAGGGATGTATGGATTTGGCCCTCGGCTGCCTCTCTCAGCGATACACCCGTCCTCTTCAACACCCGGTATGTTTAATGCTCCAGCAAGTTCCCAGCCTGCTCTCAGTCATTCAATGCTTAGACCTGTATCTGGGACAAAATCTGGTTTGGGTTGA